AATGATGGGCATCGTTACATTCGtaatttgacatggtttttaaaaactttcaaaatattccCACCGGTAATGAGCTGAAAGCTGATTGTGAATACTTCGACTGAAATTGTTATAACCCATGACTTTTAATCGTGGTAGATAGTGTGATGAAGAAATCTTACGCAAGTTGTTACtgcaatatgtatatgcacacctaCACAACTCGACTTTTCCTAACTTCTCAGGATCTCTTAACAGATTATACTCCATACTAAAATTTTAATCTTACTTTCTAAGGTAAAGGAAGGAGTAAAATCGAAGTTCGTacttaaagaaaatatgtaaatgtgccACATGAAACCAAACCCAAAGACTGAACACTTGCTTTAACAACGGCAGCCATTATTTGGCTTCCATTTACGAAGGATAATGGAAGAGAACAGCACTACTGccaataacattttaattttcgCTTAATCTTATTCTTACACGTTTTTCAAGATCCAAGTTTATTTATAATGGTAATTACAGTAAATAGTTACCACCTTAGCACACTTCTGGTTCATACTCCAATCCAGGTTAAGCATTTTCTATAGAATTGTTTTACAGGATGAATTCAATAGATTATGGTTCAATCAGAACATTATACGTGTTATCTTAATGTTGTGCTTGATTTGTTCTCAATACCTCCTTGAAAAGCCTACCACTCTCGGAATAAGAGTAACAGACTTCTCTGGAAAATGTGACTTAGTTATTATCAACTAATAGAAGCTAAAGCGAttccagtaattaaaaaaatttatagagAGTAGTGACaagtgtttcttttgtttctaaagAAAAACTCTTCTGGAGTAGTAAACATCTATATACGCAGTATTGGATGCAATCTTAGACAACATCACTGAAGgctatattctttgttatatacTTATCAACACTTAAGTTACATCTATTTTTCACAGTCAAAAACTAAATCTTATGGAACGAAATCGAAAAAGATCTGTATTGTTTTGTTGCTGTACGACtattacattttccttttttttttttttttttttttttttttttaccacatcaGAAAATCTCACATGGCTAGACTTGAACCCACAATCCCAATGACAAGTATAGTACTTGTTCTTTCGCTTCGTAACcattttcagtcccactgcgtagtacctttcGCAAATTTCTTCCCTACTTTTGAgctaattatttcatttactggAATTTGAACAGAAACTGTATGATAGCGAGATAAATAtgtaccaataaaataagtataaaactaATTATTATTCGACTAAACCCATGAAGGCGATgcactagcatggccgcagtcctatAACCGGTAAAAGACTACATAAAATTTTTTAACTATTCATCAGTTTTACAAATGATATTAACGCCATAGGAAATAGATTATTTGAAATAGTTTGTGTGACGTTATATACAGTCTTTTTAAGACCTAGTAAAGTCTATCGCTTTCCAGATTTGAAGTCGATTTCTTCCGATAGACAAAAGGTATCGCCCCCTCCCACCCTGACACAGGCTTGATACTTTATCCTTAAAAGAATTAGCGGGTTTCGGTAGTTCTTACGAGAACCTCTCGCCACGTTGAATCCTTAACGTTACAGTAACTGACTCTTAGACAAGAGACATCACCAAGCTATTACGTTAATTACccttaaaggagaaaaaaaattaatattgtagaaacagtaacaagaacaatCTTAGAATTATAATTCTTAAGAGGAACCATATCAACTCATGGAGATGTTCAATTACTATTTATACATGACTTAGTATATCATCAGAAATTTCAAAATGTGCCACTGAAATTCTTAGTTACAAGGCAATATAGAGAACAAATGGTGTTGATGCGGTATTGAGGCTGGACTGATAGCCTGTAGTTGTATATGACCAACCCGACATGGCTTCTTGAAACCAGACTGAATAAGGAGTAATCTAAAAGTGAATTTCTGGACTGCAGGTGGAGATAATATAGTGAATGATGTTGGCGCCAAATTTTCACTTAGTAACTTAGTTGCGTTATATTAAATTGTTCAAACCCAGTTTAGAAACCTTTAGATATTActgtatattttcactttaaaagaaaaaaaaaatggtcatttACTTTTAGAAATTCAATGGTTTAAATTAATGACGGAATCTATTATAGGCCTAGTAGAGTTCTGATCAAGCTTGTGGGCTGAGAGACTTATTTCACAGATGacgtttgaatgaaatatatatccacacattcgtgaatatatttctcagtatgaggagagagggagatgttTATGCCAGTCACGCGTAGTGAGTTTAGTCTtgttctctctcccacctcttaTGTGTATGCGAATATTTTTCGCGAGCCAAAATACAACTGTCAGCaaacaggctgaatgtccagtcagctgcGCTAAATCTGCGTCCAAGTAGCTGCGCCCAATCGTCTTTCATTCTGAAGGTAAAGAAACATACGTGGAAATATTAAGGCGCATTTCTGAATATACATATCCTAAGTTGTTCACTACTCTTGTTTAGTGTTTAATTGGATTATTAGTGACAACTTGTGGAATTCTGATTGCAGGCCAAATGGCTTTACTGATTTACTTTCTTAGCTTGTGTTGACTTTAGTTACATTTTGGTATCATCTTTGACTACAGAACAGGTCTTAAATGGCTTAACTGGTATTGAAGTATAATAAAACAGCAGGGTTCCACATACGCAGTAAAGTGAGTTACAAAAATTTGATCGACATAGTATCCAAAGAGTAAGTAGAAAAAGTTTCCTATAAAATCTTAACATTTAGAAACAGTAAGCAGATTTTATATCATCCTCACAGCCTTAAGGTTTAAGATAAATGTTGATTTATTTCTCAGTCGAATATATTGAACATACGAAGCAGTTGGTATAAGAGCGGTACCAAGGAAGGTAGTGTAGAAGAGcttttaaaaatgagaaaaaatttcaatttatcgAAGTCCTTTATAAAGATCTTCCCTAAATTCTGAAAATCGGTTAGGATATTGATTtattgagacaaaaaaaaatcttagtgGATCTGTAGGATACCTTCAACCAAACCTAGGAATTGTTACAATGCAATTGTAGAACTTAATCTGAAGTCACTTGCTTTCAAATTATGCTTCACGAGTTATGGCTTGCAAATTAGACGTTGTCAAATTAACTTGTTTGCTTGCAGGGTATTGCGTATTGAACAGATTTCCTACCTAGAACATGAAGATTTTCGTACTTAATAGGTAGACGATTTTACTATTTTCTCTGCttttagatatacatttatattataaacggttataaggcggcgaggtgagagaatcattagcacgctgaacgaaagaTTTTATTTCCCATACGAGCTAACAAAGAGCGGGACATACACAACATTGGGGACATagtacaatttaaaaaaataaaacgtatGATATGATGGAAGAATGAAGATGAGAAATGGAAGTGATCTTACCTGCCACGTCACTTACTTGCCATTGTTCCCTGTACTCCATAATATTTATACCATATTTTCCCATGAGTTCCTCACTGGTTATCGTACTCGGTAACTTGTCTGGATCACAGTTCATCCTCCACACTTCATAGccctctttatattttttatttcattccaatGTTTTTCCGTTATCAACCAGTATGTATAtctctcacccccaccccatcatTTTGTACGTTCACAAGGACTATATCCTTCCATCCCGTTATCTTATATAGTTCTTCTTCTGCCTCCACGAACAGAGTACATGCATAGCAATCAGTACGAAGGGAAGTTTCTACATCTTTGTGTGTATTGTTGCTTCATTTTGTTTTCGTGTTGCTGGGGAGTGGGTAGGTCTAGTGTCTTCAGGGTGAGGGTGGGATGAGGAGTGTATGGATGGGTATTGGGTGGGTTGGAGTGCATGTGAGAGgccttattttttctctttcgtttcttCCTTTTCCAGCTCATttcccattctttttcttttgcgttTTCCGCCTCCACCGGTACCATTTCCTCACTTTCTGGCTCCTCTTGCTGCTTCTTCTGTAGCAATTCCTGGAGTAGCCGCTCCTCCGCTTGGTCGGTGGAGGGCAATTCGCTCTTATGTGGCCCTTCAAGCCACACTTAAAACAGCGAGGAATTCTACCCTCCACCCTTACATTCATTATGGTATCTTCCACTGACACTGTTTCTACCATTTCTTCCACGGCCTCATTAGACCCCTGAATGACCATATTCAACACCTTCCAGTTTGTGCATTTCGTCTTTGTGGCCTGGAGCACCGTAATTTTATCCTCGCTCTCGGCCAAGACTGCTGCCTCTATCCAGGCCACATCTATTTCCAGTGGAATTCCTTCTACCCTTACTCGAGACGCTCTTTATCTCAGTTACCTGGGTAGAAGCACCAGCTCTTCATCTCTCAGTGGTGTCGCTGCATGTGCCTTTGCTGTACATTCATTTACACATCTCACCTCCACCTCTCCAAATTTATCCCCTCTGGCAAGATAAGTTATCTCTTGCCAGACCGGGCTCATCACCTTCTCCACTTGTTCCGTTGTCATTTGGTCTACCTTTCATTTCTTGACCGAGCAGGTCTTGTATATTACCGTTTTTTCCTTAATCCTCTTTGTTGTTTCAAGCGGGGTGGGGGAGGTACTTCTACATTGTATCCGTCCCGACTTAATAGTCTCgcaaatttatacatattaatTTCCACGTTCTCGTTCGTTTCTCGGGCGACGTCCGCAAACTTCCCTCGTCTTCCTTCTAACTCCTTGTCCATCATATTCACAGACCTCAGCAGTTCCTCCTATGATGTTGATAGCTCAGACCCGCTAAGGTctgggtaaaatattttttttttactggtcaGGGCCAACTCTCAGAAGAGAAAAAGCACGAACAACTCGCTGCAAAGCAGCAGACAACAATCACAAACCTATAAAAGCAATATAACTGACAAACCACACAGAAAATAGTAGGCGCTCGAaaagcacgctgaacgaaatgcttagcagtatttcgctcgatgcttcgttctgagttaaaattccgccgaagtcgaccttgcctctcattctttcagggtcaatgatttaaatacaaattccaagcctggtgcctatagtagaaaggattttataAACAATTATTGGATCGAAGACTGGTTTAGTCGCCGAAAGATAGCAATTATGGGTTGTTAAATTATAGAATTTTGATCCCATTTTAGGAagctctcaaaaaaaaaaaagcagttaatCGTCAGATTGCAATAATTCTTCCAGTTCtctaggttttgagttcaaatcccattgaattCCTCTTTTTTTTCAGTGGTATCGACAAAATCCAAAGAATCCAGCAAGCATTAATGTTCAGACCGTTCCACGGAAATTATAAAAGTGGTATTTGGGTTCAAATTGTTTCCTTTACCCTTCACATTAGAGACACTGTTAAGAACAGTGGCTGAAGGTATTTTGAGATTACAGAACAGTTGTTTCAATTTTGGATGGAGTATTACTGATGAGTATACAACTATACAAAGGAAAATCAAATTCTGATTGACATAGTGAATTAAATGTTTACtccccccaatttttttttacttctcaagGAACGGAATAAAAACACTtggatatttataaaatatttgcagaATCGACAAATTAATAATCGGTAGAATTAAGTATAAAAGGCTAGTTTGATGTGATAATCGAGAAAAACAGCTTTGTCTGAAAACGGTAATTCACTATATTGAAGTTGAATTTGCACTGATAAACTCAAAATCGGCGTTGCAAGTACAACGTTGACAAcacagaccaaaaaaaaaaatcaattgtctGTCAAAAAATTTGGACCTGAACTAGTTTGACACACAATCCgagaatgacattcatttattaCCATCACGTCAAGATTTTAAGATGCTGAATCCATAAAATTTTaccgtttttgtttgtttttgtcaataAAACAGATTTTGAGGAACAAGGcataacagacacacatatagaaatttatttttcttcaaaaagtaggttttaaaattctattgaaaatctaGCAAAGATCTTAAAATTTCTGCAAATCACATCATTGCTTATGCCTAATTTGCATGAATTCAGGTTTCGATAATCGTCTTGAGTGCTAAACCTCAGGAAGATCACGAGCTAAGTTTCAACAATAGTCTACCATTATATGCAAGTCCCATCTTCCTTGATACAtttgttctaatattttttttttttttttgtcctggtGAAAACGTTATCCCTCCTCATCACTTCTGTCACTAAGATTTTCGGGGGATTTATGAAGGTAGTACAGCTCTACGCTTATATTTAATCTCAAGTTCTGAAAGTTCTTTAGCATGTTGTCAACTATTTCGGCATGGTTGACTGTTTCCTTGTTTCCCAGAAAGCCATGCTACTACTTCAATGCTAATTCTTTGAATTTAGAAAGTTCCcatttatcattaattttctgATTTGAGGTTCATCAAATACTCCAGTTTTTATCTTTTCAATACTTAGGGAAATGTCCCACAGATATAGTGAAAACCTGGTTCATCTATCCAGAGATTTAACAAATTGCTTCATAATGCCAAGTTTGATATGGAGTGGAGGTAGAACTTTTTCTGGTTGGACTAAAGGCTATTTAACAACATTTAAAAATGCCCTGGATATGTTTGCAGTCGCCATTCTTTGATCACCCAATACTTTTCCTTGACTCTtaataagataatatataaatcataaacatTCGTACTAAAATTTTTCAGATAAAcatgcatttttctgaaaatgaGGAAAACTGTAGGCAGTATCTTGATCTCTAGACGCGATGGTACAGAATGGATTCCATTTTTGCATTCagcatctcaaaaaaaaaaaaaaaattcaaatcatgtaaaaagaaaaatcgtCTTTAGAACAAAATAATTGTTGGGTTAGGGTTATTGAAACAAGTACCAATGCATTAAAATCTTTTCGATTCTCATTTAAAGATTAATCTATGTAGGATTAATCACTGAATGCCTTTGCAATTTATGTTTGGCAATGGTTTTTAGACGaggcaaaatatttatattatatggaaAGAGTTAAAACCTTTAtacatttcttcaaatatatggATTCAGCCAATAAGTGAAAACGATTTGTAGAATTCAGTTAGTAAGGATTCCCGAAAAGAGAAAGCCATAATGGATATTGCAGCAAAGGTTAGATTTTACTGTTGATATTTGAATGGAATCACAAAATTTACTATTTACAGCTTTTGGAAAAAGTTTACATAAGAGAAACTGTAAGTGAAACAAGTGTTAGGAACTTTACAGCTGGTCTAGATTGTGGAATAGTTTTCATTTGTGTCAGggcatattttaaatttattaccaACAAAATATTGTTTAGAGAGTCAGGAAGTAATCAAATGCACTGACAGGGAAGTTTTAAGTGTTCCTCGTTTATATTTAATGAACCATCGAATTCATAAGATACATGAGAATAAAATTGACATATCAATAGTAGAAGTGGTGTAACGCCGATAAATAAAGAGTGAAACATCGAACCACTATGTCGGGAGACAACGAcatttattacaattatataaGAAACGTTTTTGAAGACATTATCAGAAACACCACTCTTCAGCCGGCTTTCTACCAGTTTTGACGTGTTCTCCATAATCTAAGACAGACGGATGGTACCTATATAAAACGAAACGAACCCTTATACTTCTTACAAATTAATGACACCCAACTCCGACGTGATATTAAGCAGAGACGGATTACGAACTCGCTCTTGAAGTGATGCTCGACGTGATAAAAAGAGAGATGACTCAAACAGATCAGCACAGCCTGTTTTTGAAAAGGTTTTATACGCTTTATCCGACTATTAATACTACGCATATTCTCGGAGGACGCTGTATAGTGTATCGCTAAAGGGGAAAAACTACATTTCTGACGGGGAAAGATATTAACTTACCAacatatttgatttgattttctttctctatatattatatacatatattctcattttaatgaatgtatgtatatttctacaagTTATGAGGCCATTAATAGATAGCCGAAATACTTCAGTTAAAGGTGCCTTAGACGGAAGATTGAATAGATTCCTAGTTCAATTTTAGGTTTTAACTTGTTGAGATTCTCTTTTGTGCCTGACATTATTACGAATCAAAATTTCTAGAGTTTAACCGGAAAAGACCTCCCCTTCGATCCCTATGAGAGTGATCTAAGAGAAGATTTTCcggctacatatatacatattggtttcaaattttggcacaagaacagcaatttcaaaataggggtaagtcgattatatcgactctaattgaagactggtatttattttatcgaccccagaaggatgaaaggtaaagatgactgcggtggaatttgaactcagaacgtaaagactgatgaaatgccgctaagcattttgctcggcgtgctaatgattcagactgctcgccgccttatatattaACGCATAGTTATAATTAGCTGTGTTTTACATCGAAGTTAATCTAAAAGCTAATTTTAACCGTTTCTGTAATATGACTTTCGATTGTGGATACAATAACGGTTGCCTGCCTCGGACTAGGAACTAATTTGTTTATAATTGGCTTCAATAAATGCAGATGAATACCAGCTGGATAAACTTAAATTTCttccgtcctgagttcaaattcaacagaggtcgactatacctttcatcctttagaggtcaaattaagtaccagtgaaacactggaatcaatgaaatcgactagtcccttcccccaaaatttcaggtattgtgcctttagtagaaatgttttgaaggtggcgagctggcagagtcgttagcacgccagacgaaatacttaacggtaattcacccgtcgttacgttctgtgttcaaattccgccgaggtcgacttcgtctttcatcctttcggggtcaatgtaatccctCTCCtaattttcaggctttgtgcctatagtagaaaaggattGGAGGAggaagctagtcgattatattgatcccagtgctcaactggtatttatttcatcgacctcgaaaggacgaaaggcaaagtcgaccttagcgaaatttgaactcagaacgtaaggacggagaaatgctgctaaacatttttcccagcatgccaacgattctgccagcttaataataatagtgtctGCACTTTGTGACATAAATGTAATAGTAAGCACAGTTTGTTTTTCCAacgtgaagtaaaaaaaaaaaaaatatctagcaAGCTTGACTTGAACCATGCGGATCAGCAAGTTGGTTATTTCCCATTTATACTTATGTAACTCCTGGCTAACAATTTGGTGCATATAACGCCACCAACATCCTCCAGTGTAAACATGGTTAACGGAGGTTCCTTCTGGTAAAGTGCATGGTGGTGTCATTTTAGTTTCGAAGACTGACTACACTAGTTACCTTATATTAGGAAATAATTGTCCTTGTACAGGACTTAagtttgaaaaaagaaacaaaaacctaAATTTTAGTTTCCTCCTATCTTGGATTTTAAATTAACAAAGAAGGCATAGCTTACTTTTCAGAGAAAATTGCTGCAATGCCCTACTCCAATGGACGTCGTGTTGGAATCTTATGGactttgaattatttattaacaTCTATTGAGCCACTACATTCATTAAAAGATAAAACCTGGGTGGGTGGTGCAAACAAGTTtccaagacccccccccccactagtcAAAAAAAATCTGCACCTTTGTAACATTCCCAAACTGTTTCTGGTGAACACATATGCTTCTCGTTCTTCTGAAGAACAGTAACAGCTCATAAAAACTGGtaatgaaagtaaaaagaaaactagTGCTACATTTCACGCACGTTAAAGTTTTCGCTGCCGAGAAAAATTACCCCCACCCTAAGAAAAGGAATCGCACATGCGTTTGCGGGAAAAGAGtgcggaaaaaaaaaacgtttgtaaGGTTATTTGCTTTTATTGCATACCAATCACCCCTTAGTACTGTTTGCAACAGTCGCTTTCTTCTTTTGCTGCTGCCAGAGCAGCACTTTAAACGTCGTTTCTAGCTGTCTGTACTTACAAACTAGAATACTATATTCGATAAGCCAGCTTTAATGTTGTGTTAGTCATCTTCCTTTAAAGGCACGAGCGGAGGAGTtcaagagagtgtgtgtgcgcgcgtgtactcTAATTCATTTAGTTGAGGTCATTATGACTGTGGTCCAAATTTAGAAACTTGAAAATATTCCATTATGAGTAGAATATACAAATTGACTATAGacagcagagagaaaaaaattaatgctattCCAGAATTAAAGGTTGTACTTTAATAAGCGAGAATAATTGAATTGTGAAGTTGGCGCACGACACTGTAGAAAAGTCAGGTTGCCCTCCCTCCAAAATTGATAGCGTGTTAAAGTTTAACAATTTCGTTAGATCAAATACTATACTTTAAAAAACCACCACTTGAAGCTTTATATAGCCGTTGAACCCAGAAACTGATATACAAGATTTGCGAACTACGCATTTAGAGTTGATACGGTTCTTAAAGAATTCTCCCGTTTGTGACTGAGAACCTCCAGTTCATGAATTAGAGTACATATAGTTGTTGCTGACCCATTCACGGAGGATACGTTCTTAATTCTTGTTGACGGgtaattaaaaaattaactgtAGTGTATCTAATGAATTTATCAACTGCTCCAGTCACAGCTGAACGAATCTGTTATACATGAACTGCAtgtgatattaaataaaaaaaaaaaaacttcaattttCATCAATGAAGAATAGATTGATTATGAACTCCAATGGAATTAAGAATCTTCCTATGATCCACCATCAGACGGTCATCCTGAGAAAATTACCCAAGTATTTAGGGGCAATAAAGATAAAAGCAGGCATTCGAAAATGAAATCGACAAGTTTTCTACAAAATTACGCTTCTTTAAGCAACAATAGCTTCTGAATTGTTCAAGGAAGTCACTACTAAAACTAAATAGGCAGTGTGTGCAAAGGGTCAATATACTGGACGAAGGAGGAAAATATTACATCCACTGAGTAATTTAAAAAATGGGTAGGATGCTACGCAGTATTGCTTTCTCTCTCGTATCTAACACCAGCCTGGAGTTCGCAACCCTACTCACGTCACACATCATCCAGTTTAGGCAACTATATATGTGGAAGCTACTAAGTAATGATTGAGGGTCTTGTGTTGGTAAGTAACAGTGTGAAGTGGTAAGGTCAAAAGTTAATCATAAATAGTCGCCATTATAATATAGCACTCGAATAGGCAAAGGATATAAAAGGATATGATAGCAGCCTATGTTGGATAGTCTAATTAAATCAGTCAATATTTGggataaatacataacaagaaTGACttgtatgtgtaaaatttaatGATCATAGTATTACTGAAGTTTGAATTAGAAACTTGTTGACTAGCTTcaataaattattcataaaatttCTAGTTAAAAATGGACACTAAATCGATGtagatttaaacatttttattatgtattgatatataaaaaaaatctttgctaATTGTCAGAACAGTTGTAAACTGCGTCGTTTTTATATCATTCGACAAATCCACACCAATCGTTCAATTGCCAGTCCTTAAAGTGATATGACAACAGATCAACTTCTTTGGCAACATTATCTTGTGTCATATTTAAGGGCCGGTGGATATcgatagaaaatagaaacaatttcCTGATTGCTGGAAGTGGTATAGGACTGAGAATATTTACTTGTAAATGGAAGACATCATAGACAGCAATCTGAAAGATGTGGGGAGCTCTATGCATGCCTATCAACACGAAattcttagaaaataaaatagttgTAGAAAAACACACTTTGCCTAGTTTCTTCATTGGTAAATCACAAAACGGAGGTAGTGGTATGCCGAGTGCCACTCCACTCCAAGAATTTTTGCCTTTTAAATCCAGCACCAATCCATTTATGTAGTACGGTTTGCGAAAGTAGTAAGAATATTGAAAGTTCTCGTGAAGCTTTGCAATAgaatctaaaacaaaaagaatacgaTCTCCTAGAATTAATATCGGAACCTGATCGAGATACGTGGGCTCACTAAAACGCACTCCAACCTCTTCATGTACTAAAGTCtccatattaattttaaatacataaaatatttcatttggtttCATAATAACTTTTGTTTCAGTTTCATTGCGACCACAAGTTACAAAGTCAAGTTTCGTAGAGAATCCAAACGAATTTTCAGCCGCAGCACTTTCACTCTTACGAATATCAGACCTTTTCGTTCTATTGTATAATGCCGTCACTGTCGCCATAAGAAAAACATTCAAGTTTGAGGAGGTTTTGACACTTAATGATACGGATATGACATCACCTACAGGTTTGTTTGGATACACGGAAGTTATATAAATCCAAACACTTTCGGTAGTATCCCATCTATTCAAAGCAAAACTTAATTTGTCATTGTTTCGACTAGTTACAGCACACACTGAATATAGTAGCCCTGAATACGTGAAAAAAGCAGGTTGGACATTACCCAAACATGGAATATCGTCAGTGTTGCGATCAGTCAACGGACAAGGTGCAGGCAAAATCATCCAGCTAAACATTTCtagattatataatattattacattGCCTTCGCGTTTGCATGCAAGGAAATTACCAACGAAACCAATGGGATCCTGAATAGATAAAGGGAAATATGTGTTGTGCCATGTATGGCTATAAGAAcagtatagtgaaactgtatggTGATTCGATTCTTGTACAAGAAAACTCCAGTTTGGAGCAAAATTTTCATAAGAATCAAATTGGCGCagaataatttcagatttaactTTAAGACGATTTCCATCTATTGTTGTATACGGAGGGGCTTGGAGACATTGACACCCACTTGTACCATCTGACTTGATCAAGTGTATCTTTGACTCGAGTCCGGCTCGATGTTGAGTATTACAATTTCTAAATATTCTATGAACACGAGCAGAAACCTGAAGCAAATTTCTGTCACTACATGCTGCATTGTCTATGTTATCAAACTGAGCAAAACTATTATtggtatatataatttgtttttggcCATTGTCAGAGGTTATAAATACATGTTGCTGCAATAATGGGAGGAGTTCTGTAATAATTTCTTCTAAACTTTCATaagaattcataaataaaataacgtTCTCATATTCTCGTCGAAGAAGTGGagtttcttgtaaaaatatttctaataaatgttTTGCCTCTAAAAGGCGTCTAAGTGGATTGTAAGAAAGCCATAGAATGATAAGTTTTATTGCATGTACCGTGTTAAGATTAATCGT
The genomic region above belongs to Octopus bimaculoides isolate UCB-OBI-ISO-001 chromosome 2, ASM119413v2, whole genome shotgun sequence and contains:
- the LOC128251591 gene encoding uncharacterized protein LOC128251591, translating into MQCTEIATGSTIKRYFKDSEYGRPFDAYLSTLYVDGFLCDVDLKVGFTVIPAHRIILASASDYFKSQFEKETIDSLDLTPLIEDSNILCLILRYIYKGEVTLSYKIVYQLLKVLDQIDLNPLKAHCAQFLMAGLRPVNGFQIWELAWRHNLHQLATVCLVFCCETLCSMVLQNDSIKELSAEFLKSVLGNEEITINLNTVHAIKLIILWLSYNPLRRLLEAKHLLEIFLQETPLLRREYENVILFMNSYESLEEIITELLPLLQQHVFITSDNGQKQIIYTNNSFAQFDNIDNAACSDRNLLQVSARVHRIFRNCNTQHRAGLESKIHLIKSDGTSGCQCLQAPPYTTIDGNRLKVKSEIILRQFDSYENFAPNWSFLVQESNHHTVSLYCSYSHTWHNTYFPLSIQDPIGFVGNFLACKREGNVIILYNLEMFSWMILPAPCPLTDRNTDDIPCLGNVQPAFFTYSGLLYSVCAVTSRNNDKLSFALNRWDTTESVWIYITSVYPNKPVGDVISVSLSVKTSSNLNVFLMATVTALYNRTKRSDIRKSESAAAENSFGFSTKLDFVTCGRNETETKVIMKPNEIFYVFKINMETLVHEEVGVRFSEPTYLDQVPILILGDRILFVLDSIAKLHENFQYSYYFRKPYYINGLVLDLKGKNSWSGVALGIPLPPFCDLPMKKLGKVCFSTTILFSKNFVLIGMHRAPHIFQIAVYDVFHLQVNILSPIPLPAIRKLFLFSIDIHRPLNMTQDNVAKEVDLLSYHFKDWQLNDWCGFVE